The Candidatus Flexicrinis proximus sequence CGCGGCGCTCTCGGCTGAAAAACCCGATGCGATCCTGGCAAAACTGCTGGCTGGAGGCTTCCGCCGTCACCCGACCATCCCGACCTGGCCGGAACAGGCAGCGTTCGCCGCCCGTGGCGATTGGGACGGCCTCAAGGCGCTGCAGGCCACCCTGGTGTCCGGGCGCAAGGCCGAGGACTAATCTTTACCCCTGAGGAAACTCTGATGCCGCTCCGTATTGATACCCGCGCAGTCACCGATTTTCTGGTCGAACTGCTCAACATCCCCAGCCCGACCGGCTACCACCGCGAGGCCATCGACCTGTGTTCGCGGCGCTTTGGCGAGTTGGGGATGCTCGACCTGTGGACGACGCGCAAAGGCGCGTTGATGGGCAGGCTGCGCGGCGGCGGTAATCCTCCGGTAGGGGTGACCGCCCATACCGACACGCTCGGGCTGATGGTGCGCGAGATCAAGCCTAACGGCCGCCTCTCGGTGATCAGGATCGGCGGGATGCTGCTGAACGGGTCGGAGAGCGAAAACGTCACCGTCCGCACTCAGGATGACCGGCGCTACCGCGGGACCTTCGCGCTCACCAATACCAGCACCCATGTCAACGCCCTCGCCTCGACCACCGAACGCACTGAAAAGACCATGGAAGTGCGGCTGGATGCCAAGGTCTTTTCGCGCGAGGACACCGAAGCGCTCGGGATTGGCGTGGGCGATTTCATCTTTCTCGACCCCCGCGTCGAAGTCACCGATACCGGCTTCATTAAAGCGCGTTTTCTGGACGATAAAGCCGGCGTCGCCTGTGTCTGGGGCGCGCTGACCGCCTTGCGCGAAGCCGGGTTGACCCCGCTGCAGGATGTCATCATCCAGATCGCCAACTACGAGGAAGTGGGCCACGGCGGCGCTTCGGGCTGGCCTGCCGACCTCGACGAGCTGCTCTCGGTCGACATGGGGGCCATCGGCGAAGGCCAGAACGGGGACGAGTTCAGTGCCTCGATCTGTGCAAAGGACGCCGGCGGACCC is a genomic window containing:
- a CDS encoding M42 family metallopeptidase; this encodes MMPLRIDTRAVTDFLVELLNIPSPTGYHREAIDLCSRRFGELGMLDLWTTRKGALMGRLRGGGNPPVGVTAHTDTLGLMVREIKPNGRLSVIRIGGMLLNGSESENVTVRTQDDRRYRGTFALTNTSTHVNALASTTERTEKTMEVRLDAKVFSREDTEALGIGVGDFIFLDPRVEVTDTGFIKARFLDDKAGVACVWGALTALREAGLTPLQDVIIQIANYEEVGHGGASGWPADLDELLSVDMGAIGEGQNGDEFSASICAKDAGGPYHFDMMSKLRRLADAHGIEYKVDLYLYYSSDGTAYWRAGGDARVGLCGPGVAASHSYERTHVDSLTHTTHLLARYMLGE